One Plasmodium cynomolgi strain B DNA, chromosome 12, whole genome shotgun sequence genomic region harbors:
- a CDS encoding small nuclear ribonucleoprotein E (putative) codes for MAATNKKLQKIMTQPINQIFRFFTNKTVVQIWLYDKPDTRIEGKILGFDEYMNMVLDESAEVSVKKNTRKDLGKILLKGDTITLIMEAKKAEQE; via the exons ATGGCGGCGACGAATAagaagttgcaaaaaattatgacccAGCctata AACCAAATTTTCAGATTTTTCACGAACAAAACGGTCGTACAAATTTGGCTCTACGATAAACCAGACACTCGCATTGAGGGAAAAATTTTG GGCTTCGATGAATACATGAACATGGTGCTAGACGAGTCAGCAGAAGTTTCAGTTAAGAAGAACACGAGAAAAGACCTGGGCAAGATTCTTCTCAAGGGAGACACAATCACGCTAATAATGGAAGC gAAAAAGGCGGAACAAGAGTAG
- a CDS encoding hypothetical protein (putative), whose amino-acid sequence MNSSVCLLGSSLIIMEVAKGLMLSGIRNITIVDNTCVTREDTKCYIFSEEYEILNEYKCKVVKKNLMRMNQLANITCIVKDPLNYMNEIDSYEDTYDVIICNLCVRSNLLVEKICTRKRKVIITCHAEGYLGYINLSVGGHLYVHTCSKKRRVKSEWGIYTHLSLSLYEELKEYVRRVDYGSIRGRGWRDKIVFLAKCYQDFRAAGGGSGGGGGGSREGGSTGSGCGELCNGSGHRGDHSYCACENRNHCDGPFLTFVAEKLKLKDAPRFPPPDERTCAMLRPRSVTQRIKEALLGNQMEGSPYNHIFIFLVVLKSFIKNRKGLPLLMDLKNEPPDGGGTTNCLDKILLKRKVKDEEEIERLIERKKRKYKFGKPFTLSHFVYFFWNFVFIRRVEHRSGTRDDSKGGSRVGDSRVGDSRVGDNSLVENCLLEHFLEFAVLYGLGLKPIREGHLSVCGREGAPCPLYCHYLKQKIRGNLLLYGRHMNLLHFGERSPNEEIKKELNKRVELYVSHDERETHLNGYDDAKALHFLLSCVDTDTNVLLNTVRKVERTFHRLVCDVGGYGVCAQVVIAGLVTQEGVKICSLYLEPQSGYFFFTAGKRRGGAG is encoded by the coding sequence ATGAACAGCTCAGTGTGCCTACTCGGGAGTAGCCTCATCATCATGGAAGTTGCAAAAGGGTTGATGTTGAGCGGCATAAGGAATATTACCATTGTAGACAACACATGTGTAACGAGGGAGGATACAAAATGTTACATTTTCTCCGAAGAGTATGAAATACTAAACGAGTACAAATGCaaagtggtgaaaaaaaatttgatgagAATGAATCAGCTAGCCAATATTACATGCATAGTTAAGGACCCACTAAATTACATGAACGAGATTGACTCATATGAGGATACATATGACGTGATTATCTGTAACCTGTGTGTAAGGAGTAATTTActtgttgaaaaaatttgtacaagGAAACGAAAAGTAATTATAACGTGTCATGCTGAAGGGTACTTAGGTTATATAAACCTAAGTGTGGGAGGTCACCTATATGTTCATACttgtagcaaaaaaaggagagtaaaaTCCGAATGGGGGATATATACTCACTTATCCCTGTCTCTCTATGAGGAGCTGAAGGAATACGTACGTAGGGTAGATTACGGCTCCATTCGCGGCCGCGGGTGGAGGGACAAAATTGTGTTCTTGGCGAAGTGCTACCAGGACTTTCGCGCAGCGGGGGGCGGCAgcgggggaggaggaggaggaagtagAGAAGGAGGAAGTACAGGAAGCGGATGCGGAGAACTCTGCAACGGTAGCGGCCATAGAGGTGACCACAGCTACTGTGCGTGTGAAAATCGAAACCATTGTGATGGCCCCTTTTTAACCTTCGTGGCTGAAAAACTAAAGTTAAAGGATGCCccccgcttcccccccccggaCGAAAGAACGTGCGCGATGCTCAGACCAAGGAGCGTCACGCAGAGGATTAAAGAGGCCCTGCTTGGAAACCAAATGGAAGGGTCACCATACaaccatatttttatattcctgGTCGTTTTAAAGAGCTTTATAAAAAATCGAAAGGGGTTACCTCTCCTGATGGACCTGAAAAATGAGCCCCCTGATGGTGGTGGGACGACCAATTGTCTAGACaaaattttgctaaaaagaaaagtgaaGGACGAGGAAGAAATCGAGAGACTTATCGAGAGGAAGAaacgaaaatataaatttggAAAACCATTTACTctgtcccattttgtgtattttttttggaactttgtttttattcgAAGGGTGGAGCATCGGAGTGGCACGCGGGATGACAGCAAGGGGGGCAGCCGCGTGGGGGATAGCCGCGTGGGGGACAGCCGCGTGGGGGACAACTCCTTGGTGGAAAACTGCTTGCTGGAGCACTTCCTAGAATTTGCCGTTCTCTACGGCTTGGGATTGAAGCCTATTCGAGAAGGTCACCTGAGCGTGTGCGGACGGGAAGGAGCCCCCTGTCCACTTTACTGCCATTAtttaaaacagaaaattagGGGAAATTTACTCCTGTACGGGAGACATATGAACCTCCTACATTTTGGTGAAAGATCCCCGAatgaggaaattaaaaaggaattaaataAGCGTGTTGAGTTATACGTGTCACATGATGAGAGAGAGACACACTTGAATGGGTACGACGATGCGAAGGCGCTgcattttttactctcctGTGTAGATACAGACACAAACGTTTTGTTGAACACGGTGCGGAAAGTGGAGAGGACATTCCATCGATTGGTCTGCGACGTGGGGGGATACGGCGTGTGTGCGCAGGTGGTCATTGCGGGTTTGGTTACGCAGGAGGGGGTTAAAATATGCTCGCTGTACTTGGAGCCGCAGTCGggttatttcttcttcaccgcGGGGAAGCGGCGCGGCGGTGCAGGTTAG
- a CDS encoding hypothetical protein (putative) codes for MGDSKWGNRKKAKVQRCKNVEQQLRNHPAPLTILALLALTINKEGRFMTKGIYDDDVRISTAVFNIGDERMYLSEEHFENLKMLQNMLVLCFKSTEKKGFLKDIGIDNVKTLFYENFKNEVYANIKLFFKFIKENFSYITKRMKEEKKKNNLKEEDYLSDQKLLDLLEDVISYDIEKNASYFEKLVQFMTLRKCFTISFSMNLDNTDNPIVLITEVDSRNNHVHFRVNNNLPSGEEEEEQQQQERNYTKKSSGSQKDKVPFLQSIINPIKSNSFVMKMTRRMNHPMGYFRNLCTKHNFQVASENWVEYFYNHNETLCHVETCGSGDCLFLSLQYLLDKNGVRTNNVIPNVGVPESSFVPWYVRNVKQTDDPKFNVNDLRYISTFYFIKFFPGYTEDYELDEQYINERFNLLINLEFTNYYLKKDYLHKVMRGNKVDDKNNKSVLLLISDYINKYLFFGGRPPITNMEEAAALCTSNVCKKGNADGAGPSGGGAGGGDGSGTGTGSGGGSGLGSGSGSGDGSGDGDGSGSGDGSGGGSGLGSGSGSGDGGGLSNEKRGGGPIGDGDYTDDDVSGGKSKGNKSGSGVGGARKKAHRSSIRRTGSSGNMDSDNESTGIMRSDLSRRKIKSTNDFQSVMQENPFPLSSYRSEQSLNTIGHYGNEFTRSTDDIVGISRSSSPNEMLEEEDDMVHFEKVGDKGKGKKFTKDTHFRVTYGHSPSSTTTMKHDPITLSLKTDSSNGSQFEKDRRSNVMKNQSLRIASRESENSSLMDEDMSTLKYTDKKKNMEMLNAESTSSLKGEYEHVIVPHGADSENSKAIDVVRPKRYLTNQGVLYGSSKSNPKKSDMRLALIENEKKYRMQHKAITESTESTDATEGNENENENDEEYDSSKIEDLDSNTQVTDYDEILEELHEGGYRFYELIFFKLVSLSANKMTYDELKKVKRKNIHTLIGTNLKSRVIGSHVFMKKITQGTILPFFNYVNIKNKLNNVNRKQNYANPDLYVVIMKTTFNKKIRRRKDGLVTKSLLFKHNGDCISYWSIKNNDYHFTCDNKVIETKTIEEKASAFFYERTRTGHIHWGDETDYEGFQKMFSIGLITFINNNTKFFFPRNTFKDYPVYFLIYFYSGVHFEPGIHISMHNDREVCRSSYERTRIPHSFQQVPKE; via the exons atgggggattcaaaatgggggaataGGAAAAAGGCGAAAGTGCAGAGGTGCAAAAATGTCGAACAGCAATTGCGAAATCACCCGGCACCGCTGACCATTCT CGCGCTGCTGGCACTAACGATAAACAAAGAGGGCCGATTTATGACAAAAGGAATATATGATGATGATGTGAGAATATCCACAGCAGTTTTCAACATAGGAGACGAAAGGATGTACCTAAGTGAAGAGCAtttcgaaaatttgaaaatgttgCAAAATATGTTAGTACTCTGTTTTAAGTcgaccgaaaaaaaaggattcctCAAAGATATAGGAATAGACAACGTGAAGactcttttttatgaaaattttaaaaacgaagTCTATGCAAATATCaagctattttttaaattcataaaagaaaatttttcttatatcaccaaaaggatgaaagaagaaaaaaaaaaaaataatttaaaagaagaagattATCTATCTGATCAAAAATTACTAGACCTGTTAGAAGATGTAATAAGTTAcgacatagaaaaaaatgcatcttattttgaaaaattagtTCAATTTATGACTCTTCGAAAATGCTTTACAATTAGTTTTTCCATGAATTTGGATAATACAGATAATCCCATCGTACTGATCACAGAAGTTGACTCAAGAAATAACCACGTTCACTTCAGAGTTAATAACAACCTACCatcaggagaagaagaagaagaacaacaacaacaagaaagaaattatacaaaaaagaGTTCAGGATCACAAAAGGATAAGGTACCCTTCCTACAAAGTATAATAAACCCAATAAAATCAAACAGCTTCGTTATGAAAATGACGAGAAGGATGAACCACCCGATGGGTTACTTCAGAAATTTATGTACAAAACATAACTTCCAAGTAGCATCAGAAAATTGGgtcgaatatttttataaccaTAATGAGACCTTATGTCATGTAGAAACGTGTGGTTCTGGAgattgtctttttttatcattgcAATATTTATTAGATAAAAATGGAGTTCGAACTAATAACGTCATACCTAATGTAGGAGTCCCTGAGAGTTCCTTTGTCCCATGGTATGTACGTAATGTAAAACAAACAGATGATCCTAAATTTAATGTTAATGATCTCAGATACATAagcactttttattttataaaattttttcctggaTATACTGAAGACTATGAACTAGATGAGCAGTATATTAACGAAAGGTTTAACCTTCTCATAAATTTAGAGTTCACtaattattatttgaagAAGGATTACTTACATAAAGTAATGAGAGGTAATAAAGTTGATGACAAGAATAACAAATCCGTTCTCCTTCTCATTTCGGACTATATTAATAAGTACCTTTTCTTTGGTGGACGACCTCCTATCACCAACATGGAGGAGGCCGCTGCGCTGTGTACCTCCAACGTTTGCAAGAAGGGAAACGCAGACGGTGCAGGCCCCAGCGGAGGTGGCGCCGGGGGTGGCGACGGAAGTGGCACCGGAACTGGCAGCGGAGGTGGCAGCGGGTTGGGCAGCGGAAGTGGCAGCGGGGATGGCAGCGGGGATGGCGACGGAAGTGGCAGCGGGGATGGCAGCGGAGGTGGCAGCGGGTTGGGCAGCGGAAGTGGCAGCGGGGATGGCGGCGGGCTGAGCAACGAGAAACGGGGCGGAGGACCCATCGGAGACGGAGACTACACCGATGACGACGTCTCGGGAGGAAAATCCAAAGGTAACAAAAGCGGAAGCGGTGTGGGCGGGGCGAGAAAGAAGGCACACAGATCATCCATCAGACGCACCGGCAGCAGCGGCAACATGGACAGTGACAACGAGAGCACTGGTATCATGAGAAGTGACCTTAGCAGACGAAAGATCAAAAGTACCAACGATTTTCAAAGCGTCATGCAGGAAAACCCATTTCCCCTAAGTAGCTATCGCAGCGAGCAATCCTTAAATACGATCGGCCATTATGGGAACGAATTCACGAGAAGTACCGATGACATCGTTGGCATAAGCAGGTCCTCGTCGCCGAACGAGATGCTCGAAGAGGAAGACGACATGGTGCACTTCGAGAAGGTGGGAGAtaaagggaagggaaaaaaattcacaaaggATACACACTTCCGAGTGACCTACGGACACTCCCCATCGAGCACGACCACGATGAAGCACGACCCCATCACCCTCTCGCTAAAAACCGACAGTAGCAACGGTAGTCAGTTCGAAAAGGACAGGAGGTCCAACGTGATGAAGAACCAGTCCCTTCGTATTGCATCGAGAGAGAGTGAAAACTCCTCCCTGATGGATGAAGACATGAGTACACTGAAATACAcagacaagaaaaaaaacatggagATGCTAAATGCAGAATCTACATCATCTCTAAAGGGAGAGTACGAACATGTAATCGTACCACACGGAGCAGACAGTGAAAACAGCAAAGCCATCGATGTTGTGAGACCCAAAAGGTATCTAACCAACCAAGGGGTTCTATACGGCTCATCTAAGAGTAACCCTAAAAAGTCTGACATGCGATTGGCACTAattgaaaacgaaaaaaaatatcgcaTGCAACATAAAGCTATAACAGAATCGACAGAATCCACAGATGCTACAGAAGgcaacgaaaatgaaaacgaaaatgatgaagaataTGATTCAAGCAAGATAGAAGACTTAGATTCTAACACTCAGGTCACCGATTATGATGAAATACTTGAAGAACTCCATGAAGGTGGTTACAGATTCTACGAacttattttcttcaaactAGTATCCCTATCAGCTAACAAAATGACATATGATGAATTAAAGaaagttaaaagaaaaaatattcatacgTTAATCGGTACAAATCTGAAATCTAGAGTAATCGGCTCTCATGTTttcatgaagaaaataacacAAGGGAccattcttccattttttaactatgtcaacataaaaaataaattaaataatgtaaataGAAAGCAAAATTATGCAAATCCTGATCTGTATGTTGTTATCATGAAGACTAccttcaataaaaaaattaggagACGAAAGGATGGATTAGTGACGAAAAGTCTTCTGTTTAAACATAATGGTGATTGCATATCGTATTGGTCTATCAAGAATAATGATTACCATTTCACTTGCGACAATAAAGTTATTGAGACGAAAACGATTGAGGAGAAggcttctgcttttttttacgagAGGACAAGGACAGGACATATCCATTGGGGGGATGAGACAGACTATGAGGGCttccaaaaaatgttcaGTATTGGATTAATTACCTTTATTAATAACAACacgaagttttttttccctagaAATACTTTCAAAGATTATCCTGTGTACTTTTTGATTTACTTCTACTCCGGCGTTCACTTCGAGCCTGGCATCCACATTTCGATGCACAACGACCGGGAGGTCTGCCGCTCCTCCTACGAGAGGACCAGGATTCCGCACTCCTTCCAGCAGGTGCCCAAGGAATAG
- a CDS encoding hypothetical protein (putative), protein MDELWGFSSNSGYEKEDIRKGDGDGVVTPSEESAVEANGEWGGKKMNHEDAYVGRDGYPICESRNDRSSGENYSDEEDTAPTGKKIVGNRRKRKKGKNHPNEDQELTLQNEKKDFYPRNDKKRKKEEGRQKTAKGTNRREDEEEATPTWRKPPHSKGTEANALNDKLNGWDNPSDGVSKRRTKKHTPDETTRLRRKNNFKEKMEAKKEFMNVVHEIRKLTLPHLDKFQKKIVENYQVKMLGGKFDKSPKVHYPELIFRKKSMKRYIQQRIERERMMGVKTQSGNYIDMQDVNRRKKKMMKEKTSLKLF, encoded by the exons ATGGACGAACTATGGGGGTTCTCCTCCAATTCGGGCTATGAAAAGGAGGACATCCGAAAAGGAGATGGTGACGGGGTGGTGACCCCTTCGGAGGAATCGGCAGTTGAGGCGAATGGTgaatggggaggaaaaaag ATGAATCATGAGGACGCGTATGTTGGTAGGGATGGCTATCCGATTTGTGAAAGTCGAAATGATAGATCCTCCGGTGAAAACTATAGCGATGAGGAAGACACCGCACCCACGGGGAAGAAAATCGTAGGGAACAGGagaaaacggaaaaagggaaaaaatcacCCAAATGAGGATCAGGAGCTGACtctccaaaatgaaaagaaggaCTTTTACCCAAGGAATgataaaaagaggaaaaaagaggagggtAGGCAGAAAACTGCAAAGGGGACAAATCGTAGagaggacgaagaagaggcGACACCCACATGGAGAAAACCCCCCCATTCGAAAGGGACAGAAGCAAATGCACTGAATGATAAGCTCAATGGATGGGATAATCCATCAGATGGGGTATCAAAACGAAGAACGAAGAAACACACCCCTGATGAAACCACCAgattaagaagaaaaaataattttaaagaaaaaatggaagccaAAAAAGAATTCATGAATGTGGTCCACGAAATTAGAAAATTGACTCTACCCCATTTAgataaatttcaaaaaaaaattgtcgaaAATTATCAAGTAAAAATGCTAGGAGGTAAATTCGATAAAAGTCCCAAGGTTCATTATCCGGAGCTtatatttcgaaaaaagTCCATGAAGAGGTACATTCAGCAGAGAATCGAGAGAGAGAGAATGATGGGAGTGAAGACTCAGAGTGGGAACTACATTGACATGCAGGATGTAAatcggaggaaaaaaaagatgatgaAGGAGAAGACTTCGTTGAAGTTGTTTTAA